CGGCAGGATAGTGGGATTAGTCGGGAGAGTTTTGCGGAATGTCCAATAGATGCTCTGTGTATGGAGGTGGTGGAGGAACAGCAATTAATGGCAGGGGAAAAAAATATTAGTTTGATGTTAAATTTACTTGACCCTCCAGCCATCGAAACTAGTCCCGAATTATTGGATAATTGGTTTACTATTCAGGGCAATTGGGATCAATTGGTGCGTTTGTTAACAAATTTGATTAGTAATGCTTTGCGGTACACGCCAGAAGGTGGAAAGGTGGTTGTGGAACTAACACGGGTTTTGCGTTACAACAGTCCACTGTTGCAGATTCAGGTGAGTGATACGGGTATTGGTATTCCCTCGGAAGCGTTACCCAAATTATTTGACCGATTTTATCGAGTCGATCCGGCGCGTAGTCATGGTACAGGTAAAAGTAGTACTGGTTCTGGTTTGGGACTGGCGATCGCCCAAGCAATTGTGGAAAATCATCAAGGTCATATTTCCGTTGAAAGTACGGAGGGCAAAGGTACTACTTTCTCAGTAATTCTACCGATAAAGTTAGAGTCATAGATTACTCTCTATCCTAAGCCGATGGCGGGATTTGAACCCGCGACCGCTCGATTACGAATCGAGTGCTCTACCACTGAGCCACATCGGCACAAACAATCAGGAATCATAACACACAATAGCATCATGCCACAACAAAATCTCCCAAATTCCCTCCAGCAAACTAACCCAGAAAAATATGCTCGTTTGCGAGCAGAAGCAGCAGCACCCTATCGAGGATTACGAAAGTTTATCTACCTCACCTGTGCTGGCTCTGGGTTTATTGGTGGCATGATTTTTTTCACACAGTTACTTGCTGGACGTGATATTGAGCATGCACTACCTAATTTTGCATTACAAAGCGGTGTTGTAGCTTTAATGGTGTTTTTGTGGCGTTGGGATAGGGATAGGGGGAAAGGAAGAGGTAATACCAATTCGTAAGTCTTGCTCTGCGAGAAGCTACGCTAACCTAAATTCACAAATCCTGGTTTGACTGGGATATGTATCAGGATTTTTGTGAAATGCGATGAGGCTATGTTTCTGTACAACTCTTCCTCTCACCGACTCCCTACTTTTTATGGCAGTCTTACCAAGTAGGGTGAAGTAATTGCCTTGGCAGTACCAACATTCACCATTGCTTGATAAACAAAGGCGGCAACTTCTGCCCTTGTTGCTTGACGATTGGGGTTGAGTTGCTTCAATGTGGGGTAGTTAATCACCATTTGCCGTGTGGTGGCAGCAGCAACTGGGGCTGTGGCATACTGGGGAATTTGTGCGGCATCAGCATAAAATGCTATTGCATTTTGATTTGTTGCTGTTAAACCTAAACCATTCGCCAGGGCAACAAGTACCTGTACGCGGGGAATTTGCTGTTGAGGTTTAAAGGTTTTGTCGGGATAACCAGAGACATAACCACCACGATAGGCAGCTTGAATTGCTTGATATCCCCAAAAATTGCTCGCGACATCGCTAAATTCCATACCACTGCGCTTTGCCGCAGGAGCCAGAGCTTTAGTAATAATAGTCGCAAATTGGGCGCGAGTTACAGGTTCATCAGGCTTAAATTCACCACCGGGGAATCCAGCAATGATATTTTTAGCAGCTAAAGCTTCAATGTAGGGTTTTGCCCAGAAATTAGCTGGTACATCTTTAAAGGCAAGGGAATCAGTGGGAGGTTGCTCAACTGTACCTGCAATAAAATCTACCTGACCGAAAATTTTCTTACTATCAATGTCATTCCCAATGGCGATGATTCTATTACTTTTGGTGGCGTTGTGCAAATCGTAACGGGCATTGTTACGGATTAAATTACCACCAGGGTTTTCATTATTACCTAAGTCGGGTAAAGCGTTAATCGTTGCAATGATTCCGTCTCTGGTGTTGTTCTGAATGATATTTTTCCGCAATACGGGTTTAGCCATATCGTTAATATAAATACCATCTTTGTTTTGGGTAATTTGGTTTTCGATGATTAGGGGTGTGGAATTACCACCGATCGCCAACCCAAAACCAGTATCCTGAAATTGATTGCCGCGAATTTCTCCCTGGGCAGATTTGGCAATGGAAATACCATTACCTTTGTTTTGCACGAATACGTTATTGAGAATTTTGGGATTGGCTGTACCTGTGATAAAAATCCCTTCCCGAATACTGTTGCTAAAGGTACTGTTGCTGATGGTGGGGTTTGCCGATTCTACCCAAATACCCGTGCCTCTGTCTTTGGTATTCGTTACACTCACACCAGTAATTGTACTATCTTTATCAGCACGAATTGTCACATTTTGACGGGCAAAGGTGGGACTGATAAAAATACCACTTCCTGTAATTAATGTTGCTTGCCCCTTCGTAGATTCATCACCAACTAAAGTCACTCCTGGTTTGACTATCAAGGGGAAGGTTTCACCACTCTCCTCACTATAGGTACCAGGTGCAAGTTGGATGACTGTATTGCCTTGAGCTTGATTGAGGGCGTAGGTAATAGTTTTATAGGGTGTTGCAGCAGAAGTACCCGCACCCGTTGCATCTGCTCCTGTTTGGGGGTTGACGTAGAGGATAACTCTAGTGATGGGAGCTTGGGCAATCAGGTTATTCGCAGAGTTTTGGCTAATTGCTCCAGCATTCACAACTCCTGCAAAGAATACAGAACTACCTGCGAGTAAAACAGATGTCAACGCCACTGATACACTAGCTTTACGGGAAACTTTTTTCTGTTTATGATTAGAAAAGCCCTGATGATTCATAATTTATTTACGTCTTTGATTTACTTAATTACCGTAAGTTGAAAAAAGTGTTAATTTTCAGCTACATCACTGTAACTTGTGTAATTGTCGAAGACCAGTACCTCAGTATTTTGGTTCCCTAAGGGGTGCTGTGGGTAAGCAAAGAATTTCCCATCTCAGCACTTTGGCATCTGAAACTTGATTTTTTACCTCAACTCCCATGGGTGTCAAACAAAAAATCAAATCTCTTGACTATTTAACTAATATCAAGCTCAATATGTAAAGTCTTTTGTGCCTATCGGGTAGTCACATGACTTTCTCTACCTCTTACGCATCCCCACCATTCCCATCTGGATGATTTTCTTGAGGGCGATCGCTTTTTCACAAATTTCTTTACCTGCCACACTGATATTGATTTATACCCAAAATGTTACGTTATCTTCATGCTACGTTACAGAATGACATACAAGGAGATAAAAGATAAAAAAAATATTAGGAAATCAAGAAAATCCCAAATATCTGAGAGACTTGTAATTGTTCAAACGGGGTCAGCTAATATAAAGACCCTGAGTATAAAATCTCTAATAGTATACGAGAGTCAATCTATAAAGACTCTCAATAAAATTTAAAACTTACTACCTCCTCTGCGCCCAATTGGCTTTTTGCTAGTTGTGGCGTTTTGTTTGACAAAAAAACTGGAAGTAATTGAGTTTTACTTCCAGCTATGCATGAGAGAATTGAGAAAATCTAAAATCAGAGGAAATCTCATTTGGGAGGAATGAAATTTATATCTGATGTCAAAAAAATGCCCCAAAAGATTGGAATTTTTCAGATGATAGTTACTTTTTCCTAGACTATGTAGATACGAATTAAGAGTCTTGATGGCAATGTCGGATAAGGGAGAAATTTACCGCGATCGCCAAGAGCTATTCTATCAACGCCTATTCTTAAAGCATATTCTGGAAGACACCACACCTTCTGTAATATGATTAAGACCAGATAATCTTCGGAACCACCACAAGTAATACAATCATTCCGAAATCAAATTTTATTTATCTTATTAAATTCATTGATATCTCCTTATAAAAAAACACATATTTCTCAAATTTATTCTTGTCTCTAATGTATATAAAAAACATTCTATCTATTTGCCATTCTGGCATATATTTATTTCCAAAATAAATTATCAAAAGAAAATAGCAGGAAAGTTTATTTAATTCATCATTTGATATTTTTTTCAAAAAGTTTTATTTGGAAAAAGTAACATCATGTTAAGCAAATGAGAGCCTTTCACGTCTATCTCGACAAAGATAAATTTTCCTCACTGTCTAATTGCCAAACTCTGTCTAAGGGATGATGTTTAAATCTCAAAAAATAGACCACCATGCTATCATGTCTCCGAAAGTTCGGTCGGTAGTCGATTCGTTGACTTGACTGGTTCTGGGAAATGAGTGGGAAATATTACCTAGCTATGGAAATGTGAATTTTTGTTGATACCAAGCAACATTAACTCACTAAATAGCATCAGGTATTTTCCCCAAACTCTGTTCACTCAGTGTTCTATCATATTCCTGTCCAGTCAATGGCTAAGTAGATTTTGACCACCAATGCTGATTGCGAATAGACTCTCACATCTTTTTTTCCCATTCAGCGATTAGTTAGGATATAGTCATCTTTCAAAGATGAGAATGGACAGGGATATTATCAGCTTCTGAACAACTCCAGGTTTATCTAGTTAAAGTCACAAAACAAAGATAAATCTTGAGTTGTTTCTGTTTTTGCCTTGAATGGTTGTGGCTCTTCCCCCTGGGATGTCAAAAATTGTTGCAGATTATTTTGTAGACTGCCACCACGGATTTCTGTTTTTTGTTTACCCACTACTTCTAGATAGGCTAAGTCTTTTAGTTTTCCTAAACAACTAGATGGCAGGCTTTTTTCAACTCTTTTTTCTGTCGGTAGGTGGGCAATTTTCATATTATCTGGACGTGAAGAATTTGCCCTCCCAACTTGGGAATTTTCTTTAATGAGACGGTTATAGGTGCGGTAGGGAATGTAATGCAAAGGATTATAGCCAGCAAAACGCAGCATGAGAACACAAGCCCAAGAATACTTGCCTGCAAGAATTGCTTCTACTAGTTGATCGAATTGTTCAGGATTCAGGTTTTTGCCAAAGTTACTACTATTACCAGGTGTTTCTTGATGCATGATGTTTATGATTGATGATGAAGTAAACCAGTCTAGATTGTGAATTGATTGCTCAGAAGATTGTTGGTTAAAGTCAACCTGATTAATCCCTCTTGTTTTTGGCAGAATTGGTAGTGGTTTCCCAAAATATCTCGGCGATGGGACGGTAATGATTGATTGCTAACACAACTGTTTCACCATTTTCTGGCTGGACTAATGGTGATTTGGGTAAAGCAATTTCTACCTGATACATTCCATCTAAGTGGTGAGTTTTTTGAGGAGAGATAGATATGACTCTGCCGGAAATAGTGGGAGAATTTGCCTGAGAGGGAAATTGCAGACGCACCAGATTTGATTTTTGAACAATACCTAGTTTTGCCTGAGGGATATGAGCAAGGAAAACTAGGGATATTTCTGAGGATGTTTGTGGGGTAATGCTTCGTCCTGGTTTGACAACCTCATCGCGGTCAAGAATATCCTGAGATGATGAGATTTGACTATTGGCAATTGTAGACAGAACTGGAGTCAGGGTTTCTGTCTGAATAAATGTCCCTTGCACCTGACTAGTTTCTTCTATCTTTCCTATCCATATCCCAGCAACAAAAATTAAGAAAAAGACAATGCTGCTGCACAGAATGAACTGGGGAAGAGGTGAAGGGTTTTTCAGTACTCTTTGCAAGGATGATGGGGTTTTACTTCTATTCCCCATATGTTTTGCCACTGGGGTAGCGGTAAAACTGGGTGACTCAGTGAAAGTCACTGCTGTATCTAAATTACCCCCGTAGATAGAGACCATTTTCAGGGAAGCAGGAGAATTGATTCCCATACTTACTGAAAACTTTGAGGTTTCGACTGCATTTGACCTGATGATTCTTTCCATGAGCTGACCTGTGATCGGAAACCTGACTTTGTATTCAAGTCTGTTGATGACTTAGCCGGAATTGTGGAGAAACCCTGAGGGTTTTGCGACTGTAGTAAGAAAAAGCAGTGCCTGAAGTAAAAATTTACCTTTCGTCATTCCTGACTAGGGGTATGAAAAGTCTCCGTTTGGCTCTTGGTAGATGCAGCTATATCCTCTTAAATATTGTGCTTACTTTTGAGGAAATTATGTAACTCTCAATACTGTTTGCCGATTAAAGTAAGTACAAATACGTTTTTATGACAATCGCAAATAAATCCTTTTCATTTTTCATTCTACAAGAACAACATTTGTACTTATACTATTTTTTGCAATGAATGTCATCTATTTCTTTAGCTCCTTTGTGATTCCAATGTACTGAAGGTATTTTTGTATTCACTTACGTATTGTGCAACTTTTGTTTGTGTCCGTTAGTTAGAAATACTGGTTATTCAATTCTTTAAATTACGAGATTTTTGTAATTTTAGTCGAAGTTCGTGCGATGAAAACATACTAAAACATTCTCCTGAGACTAATTAGTATTTTTAGGTAATGTGTTTAGGTTTACATTGAACAAAGCTCGAAACAATTGAGACTTTTCTCTAGCTTTATCGATTTCGATTCTTGTCCATATAATCTCTGTGACTCCTATTTTACAAAGGCTACTTCGTATATATTATATTGCATAAATATAATATTTTGGTAAAACAAAAACACGAAATTGGCAAAAAATAATAACATTATTAAGTGACTAAAAATGCGATTATTTTGTAACTTTTGAGTCTTGCAGTATTGCTGCGATTGATATATAATTTAATACCCGGCGATAAGAGGATATTGGCAGCAAAAAGAATAAATATTGCTTGGTGACTCTGGGCATGTGTAAAGCTGAGAACAAGAGATTTTGTTGGCGATGTAATCCATATTTAAAGTTTTGGTAAGAGTCAAGGGGTGAAAAGTTACTAGAGATGCTAGTAAGTTTATAGATGTATTTGTTGTTGAGCCAGATGGAAATAAAAGCCTGGAGTTGACATTAGTTGTTGATGGGTGCCTTGTTCAATTAAGATACCTCGGTCAAGTACGAGGATGTAGTCAGTGTCTTGAACTGTGTTGATGCGATGACTGAGGATAAGGGTAGTTGTCTGCTGAGGTGAGCCATAGTTGCGGCGATGAATGCGGTGTAAATTGCCTAGAAAACGTCGTTCAGGATGTAAATCCCAGCAGCTAGTAGCTTCATCCAAGATGAGGATGGGAGGATTTTTTGCTAAAGCACGGGCGATCGCAATTTTTTGACGTTGTTCTGGGGAAAGTTGCACACCTCCCTCTCCGACTTTGGTTTTGTATCCGAGGGGTAGGGTGGTAATGAAACCGTGAATTTCTGCTAGTTTGGCGGCGGCGATCGCCAATTCCAGGGAAATATCAGAGTTGTACAAACTAATATTTTCCCAAACTGTAGCCGAAAACAGGAAATTATTATCATGAACTACTCCAATTTGCTGACGTAGGGATTGGGGGGAAATCTCGGCGATGTTGTACCCGTCAATGAAGATACATCCTGACTGGGGGGGGTATAAGCCCACTAGTAAATTCGCCAGGGTACTTTTTCCGGCACCACCGACACCGATAATTCCCACGGTTTTCCCTGGAGGGATGGAAAAAGAAATATTAGCCAAAGTCGGGCGTTTTTCTGTGGGGTGATAACCAAAGGAAACATTTTCTAAGCGAATCTCTCCCTGAATAGGTGGCATCACTAACAAGGGAGTTTGGCTGGTTTCTTCCGGTTTAGTAGTTAAAACATCATTGAGTCGTTCCAAGGAAATTAATACTTCTTGCAATTCCTCCCAAAGTTCCACTAACCCTAAAACGGGGGTAATCACATTGCCAATCAGCAGGTTAAAAGCCACAAATTTTCCCAGGGACATTTGCCCATGAATGACTAAAGTCGCCCCATACCAAAGCACCACAGTACTACCAAGATGATTTACCAAGCTGCTAGTTAACTGTAAATTATTAGCGAGTACCTGCCCGCGAAATCTTGCTTGTACCATCTCTGAAAAATGCTCTTCCCATAACCAACGCAAAGGACGCTCAATTACCGCAGTCTTGACGGTAGCGATTCCTTTAAACATTTCTGTCATTGCCACAGTTTGTGCCGCAGATTTGTGCCAGAGTTGGCGGGAGATTGTTTTCAGTTGGGGGCTAGCAGCTAAGGTTAAACAGACAATGGGCAGCACTGTCAGTATGACTACCAAAGTTAGAGGTAAATTATAACTAGCCAGTAAACCCAGGGAAATCACCACCATCAGAGCATCCAAAGTCGTCGTAATGGCACGACGGGTGAAAAATAATTGAATGCGGCGGTTTTCCTGAATCCGAGTCAGAATATCGCTCACTGGGCGATCGCGAAAAAACTGCATTGGCAAACGCAGAGTATGGGCAATGACACTACCAAAAATACTCAAATCAGTACAGTTGGCAAAGTAGTCGAGAAGATACTGCCGTACTGCCCGCAGGGTAAGTCGCCAAATACCAAAGAATAGAAACCCCAGGGCAAGCCAATTGAGAGTCATCACGCTTTGACTGGGTAAAATCTGATCTAGGGCGATTTGGGTAAAAATCGGTGTTGCGAGTCCAAATAATTGCCAGAGTAGGGAAGCCAGAAAAATTTGCCACAACAAATGACGGTAACGCCAAAATGCCTTGCCATAGCCAGCGAGGGAGATTTTGTCATTTTCCCTGGCATCTAACCTTTCTGTGGGTGATAGCAGTAATGCATACCCTGTCCAATGGGTGATAAATTCTTGACGAGGGATAGGGCGTTTTCCAAGGGCGGGATCGGAAATTAAGACGCGATCGCCACGAATATACCAAACAACTACATAGTGAATTCCTTGCCAGTGGGCAATCCACGGATAGGTTTGTAACTCTAATTTATGTAAGGATGCTCTGACTGCTAGGGCATCATAGCCCAATTCTTCGGCAGCATGGGCTAAGGCTGGTAAAGATGCTCCCTGCTGGTTCGTTTGGGCAAGATTTCGCAAATTATTAATACTGAAGCGCTTACCCCAGTAGCGACTCACCATGGCTAAACAAGCTGCCCCACAATCACTATTTCCCTGTTGGGGAATGAAGGGATAGGCTCGCCACAAGCCAGCTTTCAACCATCTGGAAGTACCTGGGGAAACAAAATCAATCTCCCCATCCTCAAAACTGGCAATCAGAGTATTCTCTGAAGTCGGGAGAGTATTCTCCGTTGGTGGATTTTCCTGGGTATTAAGAGATTCTGCCACCACCGACACCGCATCTGTCTTTGCAGGTTCTGTAACTACCGATAGGACAGATTCTGAAACCAAGGAGGATGGATTTGCCAATTGACTACAAATAGCTACGCCGGCTTCCCAATTTTCCTCGGAAAGGTGATATAATAATAAGTCCGTTTGAGCCATACCTTCAGGTACGTTCAAATCCGGGTATCCCCAACTCTCGCCCACGGAGAGTGGTTTTGTTTTCCCTTGCTGGTCGGCAATTTTGCCCCTGAGTAACCAAAATCGCCCAGGAACAGCCGCCGCAAATTCCGTCAAAGAGCAACCAGCCCTCACCTGAGTCTGAGACAGTAATGGTAATAGTCGCCCTAGGGTTTGACTTGTCTCAGTCCGTAGCTCCGTCAACGTTTTCAAGAAAATTAGCGTTTGACGTTCCTGAGTAGCTTGTTGCCAGTACTGTTGCAGTAAAGGTAGTTCCGGCTCAATGCGTTTCCAATCAGCTAGAGCTATACGAGCAACGGTGACAGAATTAGCCGCGATCGCTCGATAAGCCAGAGAACAGGGGAAAAAACAAAAATCAGCGCCAAAGGTTGCTTCCGGTAAAAGTAACTGCGTTGATACTTCTCGACCAACAGTCGAGTCATAACCCAAAAGTCGCACTCTTCCTTGGCAAACTAAGTAGAGGTAACAGTCATCTCCATCTACTTGTTTTTCAGGAATGTAAGAGTGAATTACATCCCCAAGTTGAAATGCTTGCATTAACCAACCTTGGCTGAGTTTCGTATTGAGACTCGTATCTCCTGCCACCATCCTCATAAACTTGAGGACAGTCGCATCAGGAGAGGAGTAGCTCTGCTTAGTTGCAAAAGCGTTGTCTCCCTGAACTCTAAACGACAGAGGGGAGTTCATGGTTGATATCTAATGCTGGGTGTACTGAAAAATTCAAAGTATATTTTTTGAATGCAATCTGTTTGTGTGAGAACCATCTATCGGTATATTTCTGGTTATCACAGCGCATATTTATGGGATGAGGAAAGTCTCACCTCACAACAAAAGTCGCCAAAAAACTGATTTTTTCAAAATTTTAATCACCAATTTTGCCTCTATAGTTACTCAGTGGCTTTTCTGATAGTGAAAGTATTCGCCAAAACTATTCTCTAACCAATACATACTGTTTTGTTGCCAAGGAATAAGTGCTACCTGATACTATTTCGCGTTCCATCTTCTGGCTAGGTAAAACCTTTGGTTAGGTAGAGTTGAATGAATGAATCTCTAGCACCTCTAAACCAAAATAGTATAGTGCATTGTGATGACTTTTGAACTGGTACTACTAACAAATCCTGATACTTTATCAAAATTTTACTGAATCTCCCTATATAAATTTATCAACTAGATTGGTTTTTGATTGTGACTATCACTATAAGTATTGCCAGCGATAAGGTTAATCAGAAAGGACTTACACGACTTTGATACTGACATGAATGTGATAAATGATTATTATTTCATGGAATATACTACTGAAAAATAAAATTTTAATTTAATTTTGCACTCAAACATGAATTAAGACATTTTATACTGGACGTACTGAAATAGAAATCAAGCCAAAATCAAGTTATTTGAGAGTCTAGATCAGGAGTTATAAGATACCTTTCAAGACTTATGCTGCTGTTCCGTAAAAACGAACAAAAAAAATTAGGTAAGGAGTAAGGAGTAAGGGGTAATGAGTAAGGAGTAATGAGTAGGGAGTAATGAGTAAGGGGTAATGAATAGGGAGTAGGGAGTAGGGAGTAATAGGTAGTGGGTGAATCTCAAAAACACCCTTCCCTATACTTTCTTATCTTCTTTGCTCTCCCTTAACTCAACAAATAGATAGCCCAAATAGCCATTGCTCGTAGATAGGTACTAGCGCGGAAGGTACCGACAGCAGTAATTGCTTCTGGAGTGCGAAACTGTAATCCGTTGGTGTATATCTGTGTAACAACAGCTTTAGTAATTTCCATAGCTTGCTGCTGCATTCCCATTTGCACCATAAATGCAGCTAAACCGAAGTTGATTCCTGTCCAGACTTCTAGGGGATGGGTTGCTTTGGGGTTTTCTGGGGAACCATTGGGTAGTAAACCGTTAGCAGCACCAAACTTGCCATCATAGAACTTAAGAAAACAAGTTTCGTAAACTGTTTCTAAGGCAGAACGGGCGCGATCGCCAGCCACAATGTCAGGTAAATTTAACAAACGGGCGTAAAATTGTCCACATAATTGGTCTGCCATGACGACATCAGAGCCACTTTCGCTATCTAGACGGTAATACTTGCCATTCCATAACTTATCTTCGTAAATGGGACGGGATTTGTTTAACCAAGCTGTGTAGATAGCTTTTTGTTGCAGAATCTCCTGGTTTTTTTCAGGAATCACCGGGTTTGTCAGTAAAACATCACAAATGGCGATCGCTGCTTCGAGTGCTGCTAACCATAACCCACCACAATATGCACTGATACCCAGTAATCGCCAATCATCAAATGTTTGATCGGGAGCGCCAGAATTTTCCGGAATTCCATCACCATCCCTGTCAAAGGTTTTTAGATAGTCGAGAGTTTCAACAATGGCATCCCAACATTCGGCAAGGAACAATACATCATCTCCCCCTGTGAACACAAAATCTCGGTATACTTGCAAAACGAAATCACAACCTAAATCTTTCCACAGGTTACAGTCTTGGTAGCTGGTATAATTGGTCTTTTCCCAGACGTGTTCATTTGGTGCGCCTAAATCGTGAGGAGTTGCCCCTGCTGCCTTCCGCACTGCCATAGGGCTGTCTGCACCGATGGTATAGTAGTAACCAATAATACGAGGAGTTGGGTCACTGTGGAAAATTGCCCTCGCAAAAGCACGCATTACAGCTTTTTCCAGTTGGGGGAATAACATCAACAAGGCAAAGGAACCATACAACCGCACATCTAAACTTTCGTACCAACGATAATCTAAACATTCCAGTACGGCAAACTGCCCATAGGTATCGGTTTCTGTAGCAGCACTCCAGAGAGTACCACCGGCAGTTAAATCGTAAAGTTCATTAAATAATGCCATTTTGAACCAATCAGGTAAATCCTGGCGGTTGAGAATGGGTTCCTGCCAAGTTTGGATTTGCTGCTGCCAAGTTGGGTAATTTTCTAAGGTTGTCGTGGCGATCGCCCAAGCATTTTTACTATCACGGGTAAAAAAGTCGGTGTATCTGCGAAAGTAATTAACCCCTGTGGCAAATTCTGTCACCGGAAAATCCCAACTCAAAACAAAGGGAATTTCTAGGGTTTCTCCTGGTTGAAGGGTAAATTTCACTGCCAAAGCAGCACCTAGCTGTTCATTTCCCTCCGCAGCTGTGGCATTTGTAATATTCGCCAGAGTACCATCTTGGGCAAAAGTCTGCCAAATTTCATTACCCGTACCTTCCGGATTCCAGCGAGTGTGATGGCATACTTGCACTTGAGGATGTTTTCTAGTGGCAATACACCATTCTCCATCTCCTTCTTGAGGTGTTTCCCCTCGATGATTGCCTAAAACACAACCGATGTAATCTGCGCTTTCTTGCAGTTGATTGTAGTTACCTTGACTTTGCAGCCACCGAGGCTGATACTCGTATACCGGGCTACCATCATCTCTTACCCGTACCTCCGGGGATTTCAAGATATTAGTAAACCAACCCGCAGTATTTTGCCAAGTCACCATAATACTGAGGGTAATAGGTGCGTCTGTGGGGTTATGTGCATTCCAGAGAAATATTGCCACTGGGTAACTGGTTTGTTGATAGTTATCTGCCCAGATGGGGGAAAATTGCTCACAGGTTAACTGTGCTTGGTAGACATCTTTGTAGACATACCAACTACGGGGATATAAAGCATGGTAAGTACCTTTACCGGGGGTGTACCACTGCCAAGCCGAGAGGCTACCATCTTCCGGGGCAACTGTAGACAGGGCATAGGTTTGAGATACTTCACCATCAGACTCAAACACACTAAATTGACAAGCAGGGATATTAGCGAAAGTATGCTCACCCCCGTCAATCTGCCAAAGGTTAAAATCACCCCGTGGCGATCGCCCAATACAACCTGCACCAAAACCACCTAAGGGCATTCCATGCCATGGACCATCATCTATATTACTGGCATAGCGGACTGTATAGGGCTGATCCCAGCCGATACCAATGGCACGACTCCAAGCGCAACTAGGGATTTGGGGGGGCAATTGCTCTGTCATGGTGTTATGTCTACAGCAAGTTCAGCTATAGATAATCTCACACCTAGGTACATTCAGCTAGTGAAAGGGGCGATCGCGTCTTTGTTTCTCACTATTTGGTAGATGGTTATTTCAGAAATGTGAAACTTCCCTGCCAACTACCATAATTTTGACTACTAACTCCATAGCGGTTAGTTCCTTGATAAGACGTAGCTCCGGGAAGAATTTTAATTTTCACTCGTCCGCCATTTTTAGTA
The Calothrix sp. 336/3 DNA segment above includes these coding regions:
- a CDS encoding DUF3493 domain-containing protein codes for the protein MPQQNLPNSLQQTNPEKYARLRAEAAAPYRGLRKFIYLTCAGSGFIGGMIFFTQLLAGRDIEHALPNFALQSGVVALMVFLWRWDRDRGKGRGNTNS
- a CDS encoding DUF1565 domain-containing protein, with the protein product MNHQGFSNHKQKKVSRKASVSVALTSVLLAGSSVFFAGVVNAGAISQNSANNLIAQAPITRVILYVNPQTGADATGAGTSAATPYKTITYALNQAQGNTVIQLAPGTYSEESGETFPLIVKPGVTLVGDESTKGQATLITGSGIFISPTFARQNVTIRADKDSTITGVSVTNTKDRGTGIWVESANPTISNSTFSNSIREGIFITGTANPKILNNVFVQNKGNGISIAKSAQGEIRGNQFQDTGFGLAIGGNSTPLIIENQITQNKDGIYINDMAKPVLRKNIIQNNTRDGIIATINALPDLGNNENPGGNLIRNNARYDLHNATKSNRIIAIGNDIDSKKIFGQVDFIAGTVEQPPTDSLAFKDVPANFWAKPYIEALAAKNIIAGFPGGEFKPDEPVTRAQFATIITKALAPAAKRSGMEFSDVASNFWGYQAIQAAYRGGYVSGYPDKTFKPQQQIPRVQVLVALANGLGLTATNQNAIAFYADAAQIPQYATAPVAAATTRQMVINYPTLKQLNPNRQATRAEVAAFVYQAMVNVGTAKAITSPYLVRLP
- a CDS encoding HetP family heterocyst commitment protein yields the protein MHQETPGNSSNFGKNLNPEQFDQLVEAILAGKYSWACVLMLRFAGYNPLHYIPYRTYNRLIKENSQVGRANSSRPDNMKIAHLPTEKRVEKSLPSSCLGKLKDLAYLEVVGKQKTEIRGGSLQNNLQQFLTSQGEEPQPFKAKTETTQDLSLFCDFN
- a CDS encoding cysteine peptidase family C39 domain-containing protein; the protein is MNSPLSFRVQGDNAFATKQSYSSPDATVLKFMRMVAGDTSLNTKLSQGWLMQAFQLGDVIHSYIPEKQVDGDDCYLYLVCQGRVRLLGYDSTVGREVSTQLLLPEATFGADFCFFPCSLAYRAIAANSVTVARIALADWKRIEPELPLLQQYWQQATQERQTLIFLKTLTELRTETSQTLGRLLPLLSQTQVRAGCSLTEFAAAVPGRFWLLRGKIADQQGKTKPLSVGESWGYPDLNVPEGMAQTDLLLYHLSEENWEAGVAICSQLANPSSLVSESVLSVVTEPAKTDAVSVVAESLNTQENPPTENTLPTSENTLIASFEDGEIDFVSPGTSRWLKAGLWRAYPFIPQQGNSDCGAACLAMVSRYWGKRFSINNLRNLAQTNQQGASLPALAHAAEELGYDALAVRASLHKLELQTYPWIAHWQGIHYVVVWYIRGDRVLISDPALGKRPIPRQEFITHWTGYALLLSPTERLDARENDKISLAGYGKAFWRYRHLLWQIFLASLLWQLFGLATPIFTQIALDQILPSQSVMTLNWLALGFLFFGIWRLTLRAVRQYLLDYFANCTDLSIFGSVIAHTLRLPMQFFRDRPVSDILTRIQENRRIQLFFTRRAITTTLDALMVVISLGLLASYNLPLTLVVILTVLPIVCLTLAASPQLKTISRQLWHKSAAQTVAMTEMFKGIATVKTAVIERPLRWLWEEHFSEMVQARFRGQVLANNLQLTSSLVNHLGSTVVLWYGATLVIHGQMSLGKFVAFNLLIGNVITPVLGLVELWEELQEVLISLERLNDVLTTKPEETSQTPLLVMPPIQGEIRLENVSFGYHPTEKRPTLANISFSIPPGKTVGIIGVGGAGKSTLANLLVGLYPPQSGCIFIDGYNIAEISPQSLRQQIGVVHDNNFLFSATVWENISLYNSDISLELAIAAAKLAEIHGFITTLPLGYKTKVGEGGVQLSPEQRQKIAIARALAKNPPILILDEATSCWDLHPERRFLGNLHRIHRRNYGSPQQTTTLILSHRINTVQDTDYILVLDRGILIEQGTHQQLMSTPGFYFHLAQQQIHL